In a genomic window of Streptomyces roseoviridis:
- a CDS encoding 2-oxoacid:acceptor oxidoreductase subunit alpha has protein sequence MTSQVSSEAGEALVGEQRTAPATADHGSAKEVRRVDRVIIRFAGDSGDGMQLTGDRFTSETASFGNDLSTLPNFPAEIRAPAGTLPGVSSFQLHFADHDILTPGDAPNVLVAMNPAALKANIGDVPRGGEIIVNTDEFAKRAMAKVGYETSPLEDGSLDGYQVHPVPLTTLTVEALKDFGLSRKEAERSKNMFALGLLSWMYHRPTEGTETFLRQKFAKKPEIAEANVAAFRAGWNFGETTEDFAVSYEVAPATRAFPTGTYRNISGNLALSYGLVAAARQADLPLYLGSYPITPASDILHELSKHKNFGVRTFQAEDEIAGIGAALGAAFGGSLAVTTTSGPGVALKSETIGLAVSLELPLLIVDIQRGGPSTGLPTKTEQADLLQAMYGRNGEAPVPVVAPRTPADCFDAALDAARIALTYRTPVLLLSDGYLANGSEPWRIPEVDELPDLTTTFATGPNHTLADGAEVFWPYKRDPETLARPWALPGTPGLEHRIGGIEKQDGTGNISYDPANHDFMVRTRQAKIDGIEVPDVEVDDPDGAKTLVLGWGSTYGPITAAVRRLRAAGLPIAQAHLRHLNPFPKNLGEVLRRYEKVIVPEMNLGQLATLVRAKYLVDARSHNQVNGMPFKAEQLAAALKEAIDE, from the coding sequence GTGACCAGCCAGGTCAGTAGCGAGGCCGGTGAGGCCCTGGTCGGGGAGCAGCGCACAGCCCCGGCGACGGCCGACCACGGCTCCGCGAAGGAAGTCCGCCGGGTCGACCGGGTGATCATCCGCTTCGCGGGCGACTCCGGTGACGGCATGCAGCTCACGGGTGACCGGTTCACCTCGGAGACGGCGTCCTTCGGGAACGACCTCTCCACGCTGCCGAACTTCCCGGCGGAGATCCGGGCACCCGCGGGCACCCTGCCGGGCGTGTCCTCGTTCCAGCTGCACTTCGCCGACCACGACATCCTGACCCCGGGCGACGCCCCGAACGTGCTGGTCGCGATGAACCCGGCCGCGCTGAAGGCCAACATCGGGGACGTGCCGCGCGGCGGCGAGATCATCGTCAACACCGACGAGTTCGCCAAGCGGGCCATGGCGAAGGTCGGCTACGAGACGTCCCCGCTGGAGGACGGTTCGCTGGACGGCTACCAGGTCCATCCGGTGCCGCTGACCACCCTGACGGTCGAGGCCCTGAAGGACTTCGGGCTCTCCCGCAAGGAGGCCGAGCGCTCCAAGAACATGTTCGCGCTCGGGCTGCTCTCCTGGATGTACCACCGGCCCACCGAGGGCACCGAGACCTTCCTGCGCCAGAAGTTCGCGAAGAAGCCGGAGATCGCCGAGGCGAACGTGGCCGCCTTCCGGGCCGGCTGGAACTTCGGCGAGACCACCGAGGACTTCGCCGTCTCCTACGAGGTCGCCCCCGCGACCCGGGCCTTCCCCACCGGCACGTACCGCAACATCTCCGGGAACCTGGCCCTGTCCTACGGTCTGGTCGCCGCCGCCCGCCAGGCGGACCTGCCGCTCTACCTGGGCTCGTACCCGATCACCCCGGCCTCGGACATCCTGCACGAGCTCAGCAAGCACAAGAACTTCGGCGTGCGGACCTTCCAGGCCGAGGACGAGATCGCCGGCATCGGCGCGGCGCTCGGCGCCGCCTTCGGCGGCTCGCTCGCCGTCACCACCACCAGCGGCCCCGGCGTGGCGCTCAAGTCCGAGACCATCGGCCTGGCCGTCTCGCTCGAACTGCCGCTGCTCATCGTCGACATCCAGCGCGGCGGGCCGTCCACCGGTCTGCCCACCAAGACCGAGCAGGCCGACCTCCTCCAGGCCATGTACGGGCGCAACGGCGAGGCCCCGGTGCCCGTCGTCGCCCCGCGCACGCCCGCCGACTGCTTCGACGCGGCGCTCGACGCGGCCCGGATCGCGCTCACCTACCGCACCCCGGTCCTGCTGCTCTCCGACGGCTACCTGGCCAACGGCTCCGAGCCCTGGCGGATCCCCGAGGTCGACGAACTGCCGGACCTGACCACGACGTTCGCCACCGGCCCGAACCACACCCTCGCCGACGGCGCCGAGGTCTTCTGGCCGTACAAGCGCGACCCGGAGACCCTCGCCCGGCCCTGGGCCCTGCCCGGCACGCCCGGTCTCGAACACCGCATCGGCGGCATCGAGAAGCAGGACGGCACCGGCAACATCAGCTACGACCCGGCCAACCACGACTTCATGGTCCGCACCCGGCAGGCCAAGATCGACGGCATCGAGGTGCCCGACGTCGAGGTCGACGACCCGGACGGCGCGAAGACCCTCGTCCTCGGCTGGGGCTCCACCTACGGGCCGATCACCGCCGCCGTACGCCGGCTGCGGGCCGCCGGCCTCCCCATCGCGCAGGCCCATCTGCGCCACCTGAACCCCTTCCCGAAGAACCTCGGGGAGGTGCTGAGGCGCTACGAGAAGGTGATCGTTCCCGAGATGAACCTGGGCCAGCTCGCCACCCTCGTCCGGGCGAAGTACCTCGTCGACGCCCGCAGCCACAACCAGGTCAACGGCATGCCGTTCAAGGCCGAGCAGCTCGCAGCCGCTCTGAAGGAGGCCATCGATGAGTGA